TGCTATAACGTGGCCACGTCCCGTTGTTGGGAAGTTCCGGAATCCTGTTGATAAGACAAAATTTCATCAAATATACTCCACAGAAGCGTCGATTGCCAAACATACATTAGGAGTAAATGAGTAAGTGCTTGACAGTGCGGAAAACAAAACCTGAATAGACACAATGACATAGGTACAGCAGCTGACACATctggggccatataacgtaaaagtattcaaatttgtttttattggaaactcctgacgtcaaacttacgtaaaatccgacgcaagcaccgggcgcggacccacagcgttgtttgaaccaaCCAATCAAATGGTGTCCTCGTTTGTAGGAAGACGCTTTCGTTTACTTTCAAAGCAAATTTTAACCAGGAATTGCCTATCTAAGCAGGTTTCTttcatctaattggctgacaaaaagCGAGCAGCACGCAGCAGTGGCGAGGGTTTCAGCCAGGCCGAGCTTTAGTAGGGGAAAGAAACTGCATGAGGAGGGTGTTGCCGGCTTCTGCGATTGGCGAGTTTGTCCTTGCCTAGCTTGCGCTGGCAGGTCGAAAATCATGGCGACGTGCAACGAAAGGTTTAAAATGCGTCTAAGATGGCttctcagcgaagaagagttggcagaacaatgTTGTAAACAAGCTAATATTGGTGGAAAGCGGTACAGTGTCATGCGAAAAtatttgttatacgcaaataaattcatggtccccggcagctccgagtagccagtggtAACCAGATGATTGGTAGACAATCTTcaattcctttcggaacgggttAGTATGCGGATTGTGCGTAAAAATTTAGTTTTGGTTTTGAATATAAGTACAGCTGTACTGCGTGCACTTCACTTTTACGAGgcgagttttcgcagttttgtgacattgtgtgacagacaggcgaagggaGCGCAGCCCGAtagtttttgaccaatagcggagggctaataaAAAAAAGGCGTAGAACCGAAAATAGTATGTTTTCTAATTTGTTTgctctaatcatgcataatcagtatcTACATGTCACAGCATATGGGGAGATTTCGGGGTCTTTGTGACGtgacgtgacagacaggtgaggtGCGGGTGGCGCGAAATTGAACgattgtggagggctgattgccgttACGGAATAGAAAGAGTTTGGAATAGCGTTATGTTCTAGGGGTCCTGGTGACATTGTACATAATTCTTAATATTTGTTTAACTCGGGCACCCAAGAATATACTGTCTCCTGATGTTGCCTTTAGCAAGATAATAGCAGGTTATTATTAGCGCTTAGTTTAAGATCACCTTCACTGCATCTTTATGCGGTTATACCAAAGTTATACCACGCACCATTAGCATATTAAATTTATATGAATAAGAGTCGTAGCGAAGTGCCGTGGCTATCACTACAGATACTGGTGGAATATTATTCGCGAAATATTCTTGCTGTCCTGCTCAACAGTTCGAAGAGGGTGATAGCAGGCGTGTCGTATAAAGCGGATGCAAAAGTCACAAACAGGAAATGATCACTCCAATGTTCCTTAAATGCACCCAGAATCTTTACCCATCATTAGATCAAACAATGAACTTGTTTGATTGTAATGTTAAAGCAGCAAAAAGGACTTTACCGGTTAATAACAAGCTACCTGAAATCACGAGGAGACAGAGCAAGACGATGATAAAAAGGaattcatacggacgctagcagGGCGTGGTTAATTGGGCAGGTAAGTAGATTTCGGTGCAATATTTCTGCCTAATGATTTCATCCAGCTGCTATTACGGATGACTTCGTTAGCTGGGGCTCGTCAGTGCAGCTATTCACGCTAACGTTTTAATGTCTCAAGTCGATTACCGCAGCCTTAAGTTCTTGATCGCACGGGCTTTAAGAAACCAAATAGTTAAACCTCCTTTACTGCCTTCATGCTTCTGCACCCGTATATGGGTCAAATTAAGAAATTTTtttcattatggggttttacgtgccaaaactattttctcagtatgaggcacgccgtagtggagggctccggaaattttgaccacttggggttctttaacgtgcacctaaatgtaagtgcacgggtgtattcgcatttcgcctccatcgaaatgcggccgccgtggccgggattcgatcccacaacctcgtgctcagcagccgaacaccatagccactgagcaaccacagcgggtaatttaagaaaattcaagtcCATGCCATATTCATGTCTACTCTAGCTTTTTGTGCGTCTAACAGAACGGGAAGTGGCGCAGTCCTACTCTTCTGGTAACTCTTGCTAGTGACAAAGCTGTAACTGCCATGGTGCTACTGGAATTTCTCTGAAAGGCGCAGGTTCCTGTTCAAGTAGCAGTTGAGAAATTAAATACGCTCTCATCTGCTCGCGTTATTCGCAAGCAAGAAGTAATCTTGAAGCCCTTCAGAACGATGCCCTACACAGTCTGAATGAGGCTTGGCAACTATTAACGGGATAGCGTCAAGGGCTCCGTGTAGCACAAAATCCGGCGTCCCGCGTTGGCGCCCAGCGTCCGGCGTCACTTCGCAAAACAAGATTTTCGACCCACGAatacgcaggccctccgtgtggaGCGAGGAatttactgaagtaattgaatttctcaagctaaaacacCTACAAAAAtcttaaagtacgacttacacacaacctacacacaTGATAGTGTTggagtgtaatttgaatatacccgttttccagcgtttctaccatttatACACCTGCGACAGTGTCtaccatttgcgcgcgccggcgcgcgaacctcttggaggccacggagtgGCGTgtccggttccttgcaatacttccagatggcgctcgcctctccCGCATCGCGGCgcacgcaagaagccgcgtttgTACCAGATAACTcgccttcgtgcctagcgttcgcgccagcgtttcccgataaacaCTATCGTTATATACGCTgcacgtgagaagcagtcaggcatcTTTAAAAGTTATCGCATTCCACGCTTAAAGGccaagcttaagcgttctccaagttTTCTGCTTGCACAACGTAACCAAACCATTCTTATTTCCTGAGCACACGAACAGTGACATTTTTCGTTATTTTCTCTCAGCTAGCAAAGAATTCCTTTTATTTTAGCGCCTTGATTTCAGTATTGCCCGTGTCAATTGTGCTGGATGCATCTGAATGGTTTTGAAAATTGTAACTGTACGAAATGAGGTGTATCGATGTTCACTACGAATACTTTGCATGATATTAGCCgcatacttatttttttttcattgctttgaCAGTAATGTAGTTTTCTCCCGTAAGTTCCTTGATTACTAGCTGAATAAAATATTGGACGTAATCAGTCCGAAATTACTCAATTATTACCAGTGGTGTTCTCATTCAATCCCAATTCCTTTTATGATGCGAAATCATACCGACTGATGTTTGAGCGTTGAAAGCGTCAGCACAGCAATTAACGCGCATGTGAAACATGAGGTGCATGAATGTGCCACAGCCGTTATTCGCGGCAAGTGGCCATATAAATTTGGAAAGTTCCGCGCATTCTCACGGCTGAAAGTAGATATACACAAGGTTTTTCGTGTTTCGCTAGAGGACAATTTTAAAACTTGGTATTACCGCAGAATTTTTCATGTTAATTATGCGTCGGGGTACACCTCTCATGGATTGGCAAGGGCACTTTGGTTTTATTTATAGTACGAGGGTGTTAATTATAATAGAAGTTACCGCAGAACACATTTACTCTGTGCTATATAATTATAAGGAAACCAACGTACCCTTTTTCGCCGAAGCTGGTCAACATTCGCACGAGGGCCTCAGCCATGCGACCATCTGGAGAATCTGGATTTGCTGCGTAGGGGTAACCAAACGCGAAGGCCACATCGGAGCCGTGGGGCGCTCCCATCCACCCAGGCAGCGGAAACATCGCCGTCTTGTGGGCGAACACATACGTGAAAACCTTGTTGTCCTTTTCGCTGTGCTTTTCCACGAAGAATTGCAGGGGACAGTTGAACAATCTATCCGACAGGTAGTCGATGTATTGGCGTCTCAGTGCGTTATTATCGTCTTCTGGTGCTCCCTGAGTGTACGTTTCCAATATCTCCGGTATGTCAGTTTTAATCAGTCGCCATAATGCCCTGCGAAGAGACTTAACAAGCTCCTCTGGTGGAGAACCTTGAAGGTCTTCCGCTAAAAGCTCGGGGACCAACGGGAACAGCAGAAACGCAGCTCCTTCGTCCGAAGTTAAACCAGCTAAGACGTCTACAGATGAGAAGAAACCGCGCTTCAGGGCCACTAATGGATTTCGGGGAAGGAACTCGTTGTGATACGTAGGCGCAAATGGGGCCATCTTCGGTGCTGCTACCTCCAGAGCAGCCTTGACGAGCTCATCGGCGGACTTGTTTCTCATGCAGTCCACGATTTCTTCCGCATTCGATGACAGCTCGGTGGTTCCACCGTTAGAACAGCCGACAACGTTAGCGACCTTGTTTGCCTTCATAATGCTTTCCGGAACTGTGTCCCACGTGTCTAGGCTGTACATTGTGCCGCTCATCATGACTGCCCTCTTGAAGAGACCTTGGCTTAGAGGCGACATGATTTGCGCGTGTACGCTCATTGAGCCGGCGCTCTCGCCGAACAAAGTCACTCGTTCAGGGTCGCCTCCAAAATGTCCGATGTTCCGCTGCACCCACTTCAGAGCCATGTTCTGATCCAAGAGGCCAACATTACCTGGCGCCTCAGGCGAGTTCGCGTTCATGAAGCCCAGGATGCCAAGACGGTAATTCATGGAGACGACGACTACATCGCCCAGCGCGGCGAGCAAGACTCCGCTAGTGTTCACCATATTCGCGCTGCCTAAGGTGAATCCTCCTCCGTGGATCCATACAAGTACAGGACGACGCGAGCCCGGGTTAGTCGCGACCTCTGGCACCCATACGTTCAGTTGGAGGCAGTCTTCACTGAAGCTCAGGTTGCCCAGTGGGATTCCTTCTAACAGCACCTGGATTGGTGCAGTCCACATgtaaaaaaatagagaaagaaactAGTAAGtgcattgactggcgcttgggTAAAGCACAAGTTGTCACTGTAGTGCTCTCAAGTCCTCGAGCCTAATGCTGGTCGTGCCACTCTCTCTTCTGCACGGTAATTGAAGCACTGTGCACTAAGAAGAGCCGTatttgtacgatatatatatatatatatatatatatttatatatatatatatatatatatatatatatatatatatgtgtgtgtgtgtgtgtgtgtgtgtgtgtgtgtgtgtgtgtgtgtgtgtgtgtgtgtgtgtgtgtgtgtgtgtgtgtggtgtgtatatgtgtgtgtgtgtgtgatgactGAGTTTACGTCTTGTGTACATGTACACCGTGTTGAAGAACGCATTTCCCTGCGTATGCGTGGTCCCTCTAAGGCAAACGCAGACCGACACTTCCTCCAACCTCCATTTCTTGGATCTCCTTCACTCCAAATCGTACTTCCCCCTTGTCCGTGTTCTGGAGCACCCCGACGCTATTTCTAGTAAGGATGGAGTGTTAGCACCCGTCGCCTGGCCATAACATTATCCTTCCATAACATTATCCTAACCTTCGATAGTTGGGTGGCTGTGCTaggaaaagaaacctgcaggTTCCGTAGGCGCTCGTCTGGCAGGCCCGCGACGTCGTCATGGCCCTTAGAGTCTTGGACTCAAGGCCCCACCGTATAAGCTTACGACGCCAATAAAATTATTTCGCtgtgtctctctctctacaaACTCCATCGACACCGATAGTAAATCAAGTTTAATGATTGAAGTATTGTATGTTCATGTGGCAAGCGGTTGTTTCCCTGCTTACTTTTTTGTATATAGGATAAGGCGCTATAAGTGACGAACATAAAGTGAAGGGCATTATGCAATGTACGGCACACGTTCTGACTGTGTTTAGCTGGGGGAGCGGCACTAGCCGTTTCTTTAAACCACATCTTTCGTTGCCTCTTGTCCGTGGTTTGGAGTTCTTCGTCCAAAGGGAACTGAGGGGCCCTGTTTTTAATAATCATCATAGGAAGGGAACAAACATACACCAATgccaacatatgggaaattacttgttacTCCATTCATGACATAATGAGGGTCTGTAATCCGTCAgcaatgatgccttcaggtagcatgtgtgggcttaGTGACCGGCCGCCGTCACGCAAAATAGATCACGCATTCGTGATGCCTGTGGCAGAAATAATATTCCACATCGAACGCCCAGGTCTGTCAGTGTTAGCGATGGCTAACACACTCAGGGTTAGTTCatgtagtaaaacataaatacccaagaaaatgatTGGGAAAGCGGCCCAGCCGTAGCTCAAATGGTAAGAGAATCGCACGCGcaatgtgaagacgtgggttcATGTGCCACATGCGGccggttgttttttcatccactttcattcctatgaatttatcatttctgttTTCTAATCCCTAAGTAGAAGTTATTTGttctacgttgtccttggtgtctgtttgttcctttcctatgatatgattaataaagatgGGTcccctcagtttcctttcttttcgttgaAGCAGCATAGAAGGTTGAAATGTATTTAAATATGTGCCAGGTTCCCAGTGCATAGACGCCTCTTCAACAATGTTCCATAGATAGCCATTATACATGACCTTCATCCTCGTAACAGAGGGAAGTACCAGCTACTACAGGCGACGAGACCATCCGGG
The nucleotide sequence above comes from Dermacentor andersoni chromosome 10, qqDerAnde1_hic_scaffold, whole genome shotgun sequence. Encoded proteins:
- the LOC126519174 gene encoding acetylcholinesterase-like isoform X2, giving the protein MATSAALLAGLLVAVALTVTADESFVERQTTEGKVRGKVVRVLDKSVEEYLGIPFAEPPVGMLRFRPPLPKRPWEGTVDATDGNTACPQVLLEGIPLGNLSFSEDCLQLNVWVPEVATNPGSRRPVLVWIHGGGFTLGSANMVNTSGVLLAALGDVVVVSMNYRLGILGFMNANSPEAPGNVGLLDQNMALKWVQRNIGHFGGDPERVTLFGESAGSMSVHAQIMSPLSQGLFKRAVMMSGTMYSLDTWDTVPESIMKANKVANVVGCSNGGTTELSSNAEEIVDCMRNKSADELVKAALEVAAPKMAPFAPTYHNEFLPRNPLVALKRGFFSSVDVLAGLTSDEGAAFLLFPLVPELLAEDLQGSPPEELVKSLRRALWRLIKTDIPEILETYTQGAPEDDNNALRRQYIDYLSDRLFNCPLQFFVEKHSEKDNKVFTYVFAHKTAMFPLPGWMGAPHGSDVAFAFGYPYAANPDSPDGRMAEALVRMLTSFGEKGIPELPNNGTWPRYSKNSPSVIVLNDGQFNETQGFRSSYCERWRPLY